The Lycium barbarum isolate Lr01 chromosome 12, ASM1917538v2, whole genome shotgun sequence genome includes a region encoding these proteins:
- the LOC132624233 gene encoding uncharacterized protein LOC132624233, with product MPQHGFKCNTNVSQGNPGLSSYAFCIRDDRGDHIYAQAKNIGIAANMEAETVAVQEAIQYCLAHSLQHVQIETDSLALKNILQDAWKIPWQLIERVEQMPHIMRQLNMQIMHTFREGNQLADFLANTATQVESC from the coding sequence ATGCCTCAGCATGGATTCAAATGTAATACTAATGTATCACAAGGAAATCCAGGTCTAAGCTCATATGCTTTTTGTATTAGAGATGACAGGGGAGATCATATTTATGCACAGGCTAAAAACATTGGCATTGCAGCAAACATGGAGGCTGAGACAGTGGCAGTTCAGGAGGCTATACAATATTGTCTTGCACATAGTTTGCAGCATGTTCAAATAGAAACAGACTCATTAGCCTTAAAGAACATATTACAAGATGCATGGAAAATACCTTGGCAGCTGATAGAAAGAGTGGAGCAAATGCCGCACATCATGAGGCAGCTGAACATGCAGATCATGCATACATTTAGAGAAGGCAACCAACTGGCTGATTTCTTGGCAAACACTGCTACTCAAGTTGAGAGTTGTTAG